A genomic region of Serratia fonticola contains the following coding sequences:
- a CDS encoding helix-turn-helix domain-containing protein: protein MSNIVHNAKNEPPQVLQYLSSNLRAHRQSAKLSQMALAEQSGVSRRMLAGIEAGDRNVSLAVLDKLAAALNVSFTDLIQAPDDRGNHLVGELAWQGSSAESQALFVASVPARQRAELWEWRLMPHEQYHSQPDAEGWHEIVYVIAGSLTLLLEQKTLTLSAGETYVFNSNQQYAYANKTEEPLHFIRNVTF from the coding sequence ATGAGCAATATAGTGCACAATGCGAAAAACGAGCCCCCGCAGGTGTTGCAGTACCTGAGTAGCAATTTACGTGCTCACCGGCAGTCAGCCAAGCTCAGCCAAATGGCATTGGCTGAACAGTCGGGCGTAAGTCGACGCATGTTGGCAGGAATTGAGGCAGGCGACCGCAATGTCAGTCTGGCCGTGCTGGATAAACTGGCAGCCGCATTAAATGTTTCGTTTACCGATTTGATTCAGGCTCCCGACGATCGCGGTAATCACCTCGTCGGAGAACTGGCCTGGCAAGGCAGCAGTGCTGAAAGCCAGGCTCTGTTTGTTGCCAGCGTCCCGGCCCGGCAACGCGCAGAATTATGGGAGTGGCGGTTAATGCCGCATGAACAGTATCACTCTCAACCCGACGCCGAAGGTTGGCACGAAATTGTCTATGTTATCGCCGGTAGCTTGACGCTGTTGCTGGAGCAAAAAACCCTTACGCTCAGCGCAGGAGAAACCTATGTGTTTAACAGTAACCAGCAATATGCCTACGCCAATAAAACCGAGGAACCGCTGCATTTTATCCGCAACGTTACCTTTTAA